The following proteins are encoded in a genomic region of Alistipes shahii WAL 8301:
- a CDS encoding DUF4134 domain-containing protein has protein sequence MAASAQTGDGSAGIRQAAQMVNGYFEPAVKLIYAIGAVVGLIGAVKVYGKFSSGDPDTAKTCASWMGACVFLIVCATVLKSFFGTTY, from the coding sequence TTGGCAGCTTCGGCGCAGACGGGCGACGGCTCGGCGGGCATCCGTCAGGCTGCGCAAATGGTAAACGGCTACTTCGAACCTGCCGTGAAGCTGATTTACGCAATCGGGGCCGTCGTGGGGCTGATCGGGGCCGTAAAGGTCTACGGCAAATTCTCGTCCGGCGACCCGGACACGGCAAAAACCTGTGCCAGTTGGATGGGTGCGTGCGTCTTTCTGATCGTCTGCGCTACGGTCTTAAAATCATTTTTCGGCACAACGTATTAG
- a CDS encoding DUF4133 domain-containing protein, whose amino-acid sequence MATFEIHKGVDAPVEFKGLKSQYLFICAGGLIGSFLLLVILYMSGVGQLTCLFVGGALCGGTVMLTYRLNEKYGTYGLMKALAVKLHPRRITNRRRVQRLIRMGHV is encoded by the coding sequence ATGGCAACATTCGAAATTCATAAGGGCGTGGATGCGCCCGTCGAATTTAAGGGGCTGAAAAGTCAGTACTTGTTCATCTGTGCCGGGGGCCTGATCGGGTCCTTTCTGCTGCTCGTCATTCTGTATATGAGCGGCGTGGGACAATTAACCTGTCTGTTCGTCGGGGGTGCGCTGTGCGGCGGTACGGTGATGCTCACTTACCGCCTGAATGAGAAATACGGGACCTACGGGCTTATGAAAGCATTGGCCGTAAAACTGCATCCCCGCCGTATCACCAACCGCCGCCGCGTGCAGCGCCTAATCCGCATGGGCCATGTATAG